From a region of the Deltaproteobacteria bacterium genome:
- a CDS encoding sulfatase-like hydrolase/transferase, whose product MPESKPNIIYFFSDQHRHDALGCAGNDFIKTPNLDDMASEGVRFSRTYCQSPVCQPSRASVITGQYTHQHGISENFTKDFDPEWPTMMKQLQKAGYTTAKVGKTHFYSPKPENMVEQPDKKGIDLRQYNDFVRSFGLDYILEEFDRYVHAFPTVDLITPYSEHLEAKGLLEPYREQIRSIWRMTPNHWDGVTSVLPQEDDLTSFIAKEATDWLKGYDGQKPFFLMVSFVEPHVPLMADPVWAEYYSKVNIPRGPKQPPIKSNEVAGRYLDRLFKHSNSELLTDEYVLKGARQYYGMVSLIDEQIGHIIRTIRELGLSDNTWLFYSADHGEMLGDHNLMAKMNFYKSSVLVPAIIRPPEPIEPKVVDGIIESIDLTGSIIDIAGAEPIPGSDARSLLPFLEGKGTPREVGFSAIEASGINIYLVMAATERYRLVIDRTTGTPCELFDLKEDPDELKNLVDDPAYKEIYDDIMNNYLEPHLAL is encoded by the coding sequence ATGCCAGAATCTAAACCTAACATCATCTACTTTTTTAGTGATCAGCACCGCCATGATGCCTTGGGTTGTGCTGGAAATGATTTTATTAAGACCCCCAACCTGGATGACATGGCCAGCGAAGGGGTGCGTTTTAGCCGCACTTACTGTCAAAGCCCGGTGTGTCAGCCTTCACGGGCCTCGGTTATTACCGGGCAGTACACGCATCAGCATGGCATCTCAGAAAATTTTACCAAAGACTTTGATCCGGAGTGGCCCACCATGATGAAGCAGCTTCAAAAAGCCGGGTACACCACGGCTAAGGTTGGCAAGACGCATTTTTACAGCCCGAAACCGGAAAACATGGTGGAACAACCTGACAAAAAAGGGATTGATCTCCGCCAGTATAACGATTTTGTCCGCTCCTTCGGCCTGGATTACATATTAGAGGAGTTTGATCGGTACGTGCACGCCTTTCCTACGGTGGATCTTATCACGCCATATTCCGAGCACCTGGAGGCCAAGGGACTTCTCGAACCCTATAGGGAGCAGATTCGCTCGATCTGGCGGATGACGCCCAATCACTGGGATGGCGTAACCAGTGTCCTGCCACAGGAAGACGACCTGACCTCCTTTATTGCTAAAGAAGCCACTGACTGGCTTAAGGGCTACGATGGTCAAAAGCCGTTTTTCCTGATGGTTTCCTTTGTTGAGCCTCACGTGCCTTTGATGGCCGATCCTGTCTGGGCCGAATATTACAGCAAGGTTAATATCCCTCGCGGCCCCAAACAGCCGCCGATCAAATCCAATGAAGTCGCTGGGCGATATCTGGACAGACTTTTCAAGCACAGTAACTCGGAACTGCTAACCGATGAGTATGTCCTCAAGGGAGCCAGACAGTATTACGGTATGGTCTCACTGATAGATGAGCAAATCGGCCATATCATTCGCACTATTAGAGAGCTTGGTTTAAGTGATAATACCTGGTTATTTTACTCTGCGGATCATGGCGAGATGCTAGGCGATCATAACCTTATGGCCAAGATGAATTTTTACAAATCATCGGTTTTAGTCCCTGCTATTATTCGGCCGCCTGAACCGATAGAACCGAAGGTGGTAGATGGAATCATAGAGTCAATTGATTTAACCGGTTCCATTATAGATATAGCCGGGGCAGAGCCTATTCCAGGCTCAGACGCCCGCTCACTGCTGCCTTTTCTGGAAGGTAAAGGCACTCCTCGAGAAGTGGGCTTCAGCGCTATTGAAGCCAGCGGTATAAATATTTATCTGGTCATGGCCGCGACCGAGAGATACCGCCTGGTCATTGACCGAACCACAGGCACGCCTTGCGAACTTTTCGACCTCAAGGAGGACCCGGATGAGCTGAAGAACCTGGTAGATGACCCGGCTTATAAAGAGATTTACGACGATATTATGAATAACTATCTCGAGCCTCATCTGGCCCTTTAG
- a CDS encoding helix-turn-helix domain-containing protein — translation MKRSEVLQGIRMMRFEEIYNQYRSHSFSCENAAELLGTSVSSFYRMRRRYEEEGFEDLLDRRPGRGLDPSTA, via the coding sequence ATGAAACGATCAGAAGTGCTCCAGGGAATCAGGATGATGCGATTTGAGGAAATTTACAATCAATATCGGTCCCATAGTTTCAGTTGCGAAAATGCGGCTGAGCTATTGGGGACTTCGGTCAGTTCCTTTTACCGGATGAGGCGGCGTTACGAAGAAGAAGGTTTTGAAGATCTTTTGGATCGACGGCCCGGCCGTGGCTTAGACCCAAGTACCGCTTGA
- a CDS encoding 4Fe-4S binding protein, whose protein sequence is MEKKKKGQPIEIFSERCTGCLICELRCSLRFEKAFNPSKARISVRRLVGADTEYAVAFEDDCDNCGICARHCPYEALIQKKVKGA, encoded by the coding sequence ATGGAAAAAAAGAAGAAAGGACAGCCCATCGAGATTTTCTCCGAACGCTGTACCGGTTGTCTAATTTGCGAGCTGCGTTGTTCGCTGAGATTTGAAAAGGCCTTCAATCCAAGTAAGGCCAGGATCAGTGTCCGGCGGTTGGTGGGCGCGGACACAGAATACGCCGTCGCCTTTGAGGATGATTGCGACAACTGCGGCATCTGCGCCCGTCATTGTCCGTACGAGGCCCTGATTCAGAAAAAAGTGAAAGGAGCCTGA
- a CDS encoding nitronate monooxygenase produces the protein MKTKITELLEIQYPIVLASMAWITDAVLAAAVSEAGGLGTIGPNSGSETVTTDVRETGERLRAEIRKCRSLTDRPFAVNFVVGVGGLDREYSDCCVEVGIEEKVPVAIVSQGSPRVYTTRLKEASMKVIHVCSTVRHVRNAEESGADAVVTSGTEGGGHSGFDQITTLCLVPQAVEAVRIPVIAGGGIADAKGLMGALALGAEGVYMGTRFMATQECPAHPNVKQALLDATDTSTVAVQHGSPALKTGAGVGDRGFVEERRGSVRLLINDAFNRRFTQKDGRPSYDEAFSGQEQPDPNVQSNRTVDAFIRGNLETNSITAGQGTGLIDDIPTCRDLIERIVREAQPILHRLNEMYN, from the coding sequence CCAATACCCTATCGTCTTGGCTTCAATGGCCTGGATCACGGATGCCGTTTTAGCTGCGGCTGTATCCGAAGCCGGGGGCCTGGGAACAATCGGTCCGAATTCTGGTTCGGAGACGGTGACCACGGATGTGAGGGAAACAGGTGAACGTTTGCGCGCCGAAATCCGCAAGTGCCGGTCCCTGACGGACCGCCCCTTTGCCGTGAATTTTGTTGTTGGGGTAGGCGGCCTGGATCGTGAGTACAGCGACTGCTGCGTGGAAGTGGGTATTGAAGAGAAGGTACCGGTGGCCATTGTCTCGCAAGGCAGCCCCCGGGTCTATACCACGCGGCTCAAAGAGGCGAGCATGAAGGTGATCCATGTCTGCTCTACCGTGCGGCACGTCCGCAACGCCGAAGAATCGGGAGCGGACGCGGTGGTGACTTCCGGTACGGAAGGAGGCGGGCACAGCGGGTTTGACCAGATCACTACTCTATGTCTGGTGCCTCAGGCTGTGGAGGCCGTTAGAATTCCGGTCATCGCCGGAGGAGGCATCGCAGACGCTAAGGGACTCATGGGCGCTCTGGCGCTGGGTGCCGAAGGCGTGTATATGGGCACGCGTTTCATGGCCACCCAGGAGTGCCCCGCTCATCCAAACGTGAAACAGGCTTTGCTGGATGCCACCGATACCAGTACCGTCGCCGTCCAGCACGGGAGTCCTGCATTAAAAACCGGCGCGGGCGTCGGGGACCGGGGGTTTGTCGAGGAACGCCGCGGATCGGTCAGGCTGCTTATCAACGACGCCTTTAACCGCCGTTTTACTCAAAAGGACGGCCGTCCTTCATATGACGAAGCTTTCTCCGGTCAGGAACAACCAGACCCAAATGTTCAAAGCAATCGCACCGTGGACGCGTTCATTCGAGGAAATCTTGAGACAAACTCGATAACGGCCGGGCAAGGCACGGGTTTGATAGATGATATTCCCACGTGCCGTGATCTGATTGAGCGCATTGTGCGCGAGGCCCAGCCAATCCTCCACCGATTGAATGAGATGTATAACTGA